Proteins encoded by one window of Lactobacillus sp. ESL0684:
- a CDS encoding ComGF family competence protein yields the protein MTQQIKKFIKLKNKGFMLSEAIFAIFVTLLVVTILQNLLKSVTTADRAGHRTDDIAFAYVQFDRFFHDNETETAYIFEGGSNSRQVGIVKVEKSGQKKTYLLNFYKNMLRMTTPEGGHMPLLLNVKRAIFTHTSKQILIKVTETDNRYSELVFELEQPPIKKKTRNAQIKIPKSKS from the coding sequence ATGACGCAACAAATAAAAAAATTTATCAAATTAAAAAATAAGGGTTTTATGCTTTCTGAAGCAATATTTGCCATATTTGTTACTTTACTGGTGGTGACTATTTTACAGAACCTGTTAAAGAGTGTTACAACGGCTGATCGTGCTGGTCATCGAACAGACGATATCGCGTTTGCTTATGTTCAATTTGATCGTTTTTTTCATGATAATGAAACCGAAACTGCTTATATTTTTGAAGGTGGTTCTAATTCTAGGCAGGTCGGCATAGTTAAAGTAGAAAAATCTGGTCAGAAGAAAACCTATCTTTTGAACTTTTATAAAAATATGTTGCGCATGACTACTCCTGAAGGTGGTCATATGCCGCTGTTACTAAATGTCAAGCGTGCGATTTTCACGCATACTAGTAAGCAAATTTTGATAAAGGTTACGGAAACAGATAATCGTTATTCCGAATTAGTATTTGAATTAGAGCAACCACCAATAAAAAAGAAGACAAGAAATGCACAAATTAAAATCCCTAAAAGTAAAAGCTAG
- a CDS encoding peptide ABC transporter substrate-binding protein → MKVKRLVIVGITSLLSMVTLVGCGTNNSSQPKKVNSTAKFMVKDIIATMDPSLNTDVIGSQAATNTMEGLYRYEGKTLKPALATKIVKPTNNGLTYTFPLRHSKWSNGDELTAADFVFAWRRTVDPKTKSQYAYIYEGIANAEAITAGKEPVNSLGVKALDKYTLQVTLEKPIPYFNKLMTGEFYFPQNKKVVKKWGKKFGTNSKASVFNGPYKLVNWDSPDNTWTEIKNNNYWNAKNVKVKKLQYQVVKDPTTALNLYQSNKLDDVTISGDNAKQMRGDKDYNSRKMNSIFYLAPNLKRQALFRNKKIRQAISLSIDRVQLTKKVLGDGSKPLSSLVPQNMSFDPADKTKDFVDEVKPSAAKYVKYDPKKAKKLWQQGLAETGNQGKKFNLVLLGDDTDVSKKQCEFIQNQLEKLPGMKITLNNVPFKSRISRSGSGDFDLVVTTWTADFPDPINFLTLMTSKASYNWGKWTNKKFDQLVARSMKEDANNANRRWQDLKNAQNILNEEQGVSPLYQLGEAHLTKSRVKNLIISPNGNYNLATLRLTD, encoded by the coding sequence ATGAAGGTAAAACGATTGGTAATAGTTGGAATAACCAGTTTATTAAGTATGGTAACTTTGGTGGGGTGTGGCACTAATAATAGTTCGCAACCTAAAAAAGTTAATAGTACTGCGAAATTTATGGTTAAGGATATCATTGCGACAATGGATCCGTCGCTCAATACTGATGTGATTGGCAGTCAGGCTGCAACAAATACAATGGAAGGTTTATATCGTTATGAGGGCAAAACGCTTAAGCCAGCACTTGCCACTAAAATTGTTAAACCGACTAACAACGGCTTGACCTATACTTTTCCTTTGCGACATTCAAAATGGAGCAATGGCGATGAATTGACAGCTGCTGATTTTGTCTTTGCATGGCGTCGAACAGTTGATCCTAAGACTAAATCACAGTATGCCTATATTTATGAAGGGATTGCTAACGCAGAAGCAATCACTGCTGGTAAAGAACCAGTCAATTCGTTAGGAGTAAAAGCTTTAGACAAATATACTTTGCAGGTTACTTTGGAAAAACCTATTCCATATTTTAATAAATTAATGACCGGTGAATTTTATTTTCCACAAAATAAGAAAGTTGTGAAAAAATGGGGTAAAAAGTTTGGCACAAATTCCAAAGCGTCAGTTTTTAATGGACCGTATAAATTGGTTAATTGGGACAGTCCAGATAATACTTGGACCGAAATAAAGAATAATAATTATTGGAATGCCAAAAATGTTAAAGTTAAAAAGCTGCAATATCAGGTAGTTAAGGATCCAACTACTGCTTTAAATTTATATCAATCAAATAAGTTAGATGATGTGACTATTAGTGGTGATAATGCTAAGCAAATGCGAGGCGATAAAGATTATAATTCTCGTAAAATGAATTCTATTTTTTATTTGGCACCTAACCTAAAGCGGCAGGCATTATTTAGAAATAAAAAGATTAGGCAAGCAATTTCATTATCAATTGATCGAGTTCAATTAACAAAAAAAGTTCTAGGTGATGGTAGTAAGCCGCTTAGTAGCCTGGTACCGCAGAATATGTCTTTTGATCCAGCTGATAAAACCAAGGATTTTGTGGATGAAGTTAAACCTAGTGCGGCTAAATATGTCAAGTATGATCCCAAAAAGGCTAAAAAGCTTTGGCAACAAGGCTTAGCTGAAACAGGTAATCAAGGTAAAAAGTTTAATTTAGTCTTATTAGGTGACGATACTGATGTTTCCAAGAAGCAATGTGAATTTATCCAAAATCAATTAGAAAAATTACCAGGAATGAAAATCACGTTAAATAATGTGCCATTCAAAAGTCGAATTAGTCGCTCTGGTAGTGGTGATTTTGACTTAGTAGTGACAACGTGGACGGCAGATTTTCCAGACCCAATTAATTTTCTAACGTTAATGACTTCTAAAGCAAGTTACAATTGGGGTAAATGGACTAATAAAAAATTTGATCAGTTAGTTGCAAGGAGTATGAAAGAAGATGCCAATAATGCCAACAGGCGCTGGCAAGATTTGAAGAATGCTCAAAATATTTTAAATGAAGAGCAAGGTGTAAGTCCGCTATACCAGCTCGGAGAAGCCCATTTAACTAAATCTCGAGTTAAAAACTTGATAATTTCACCTAATGGAAATTACAATTTGGCTACCCTGAGATTGACAGATTAA
- the glpK gene encoding glycerol kinase GlpK: protein MVQKYILAIDEGTTSTRAIIFDHNGKKVIESRKEFRQYFPKPGWVEHDANEIWNSVLSTIANSFINSEIKPDQIAGIGITNQRETTVVWDKKTGLPIHHAIVWQSRQTSKLADQLIADGNQEMIHQKTGLIPDAYFSATKIRWILDHVPGAQQRAENGELLFGTIDTWLVWKLTGGKVHVTDYSNASRTMLFNIKKLDWDDDILKLLNIPRQMLPKVKTNSEVYGKTADYHFYGSEVPIAGMAGDQQAALFGQLAFEPGMVKNTYGTGAFTVMNTGHEPEFSANNLLTTVAYGINGQVNYALEGSIYVAGSAIQWLRDQMKIISDATESETAARNSSDHNEVFVVPAFTGLGAPYWDSEVRGAVFGLTRGSSRDDFIKATLQSLAYQSRDVIDTMHQDTEIAIPKLKVDGGAANNDYLMQFQADILGIEIERVENLETTALGAAFLAGLGIGFWHSLDELKGIQKVGKVFKPQMKPAERENLYKGWQSAVKAAQSFSYHAL, encoded by the coding sequence ATGGTACAAAAATATATCTTGGCAATTGATGAGGGCACAACCAGTACACGTGCAATCATCTTTGATCACAATGGTAAAAAAGTAATTGAATCACGTAAAGAATTTCGACAATATTTTCCTAAACCTGGCTGGGTTGAGCATGATGCCAATGAAATTTGGAATTCAGTTTTGTCGACAATTGCCAATTCGTTCATCAACTCTGAAATCAAACCTGATCAAATTGCAGGTATTGGCATTACTAATCAGCGTGAAACGACGGTTGTTTGGGACAAAAAGACGGGGTTACCAATTCATCATGCAATTGTTTGGCAATCAAGGCAAACTTCCAAGTTAGCTGATCAATTAATTGCCGATGGAAATCAGGAAATGATTCATCAAAAGACTGGTTTAATTCCTGATGCATATTTTTCAGCTACAAAAATTCGCTGGATTTTGGATCATGTACCTGGTGCTCAGCAGAGAGCAGAAAATGGTGAATTGCTATTTGGCACAATTGATACCTGGCTGGTTTGGAAACTAACTGGTGGAAAGGTTCATGTAACTGATTATTCAAATGCTAGCAGGACGATGCTGTTTAATATTAAAAAACTTGATTGGGATGATGACATTCTTAAGTTACTTAATATTCCGCGACAGATGTTACCAAAAGTTAAAACCAATTCGGAGGTATATGGTAAAACAGCAGATTATCATTTTTATGGTAGTGAGGTGCCGATAGCAGGGATGGCTGGAGACCAACAAGCTGCGTTATTTGGTCAGTTAGCCTTTGAACCAGGAATGGTTAAAAACACTTATGGTACCGGTGCTTTTACAGTCATGAATACGGGACATGAGCCAGAATTTTCTGCCAATAATCTATTAACAACGGTTGCTTATGGTATTAATGGTCAGGTAAATTATGCTCTAGAAGGCAGTATTTACGTTGCTGGATCGGCTATCCAATGGTTGCGTGATCAAATGAAAATTATTAGCGACGCTACAGAATCGGAAACTGCTGCTCGTAATTCAAGCGATCACAATGAAGTTTTTGTGGTTCCTGCTTTTACTGGTTTGGGTGCGCCATACTGGGATTCAGAGGTGCGCGGAGCAGTCTTTGGCTTAACTCGTGGCTCTTCACGTGATGACTTTATTAAGGCTACACTGCAATCACTGGCATATCAAAGTCGTGATGTAATTGATACCATGCATCAAGATACTGAAATTGCTATTCCAAAACTTAAGGTCGATGGTGGTGCTGCTAATAATGATTATTTAATGCAATTCCAAGCTGATATTTTAGGAATAGAAATTGAACGAGTTGAAAATTTGGAAACTACGGCTTTGGGTGCTGCCTTTTTAGCTGGTTTAGGAATTGGTTTTTGGCATAGCCTCGATGAGTTAAAAGGTATTCAAAAGGTAGGTAAGGTCTTTAAGCCGCAGATGAAACCAGCTGAACGGGAAAACTTATACAAAGGCTGGCAATCTGCTGTAAAGGCGGCTCAAAGTTTTTCATATCATGCCCTTTAA
- a CDS encoding LysR family transcriptional regulator: MKYNLLAFKYFIDVVETQGFTPAAKRNFVSQTAISKAIKNLENELQLNLIDRSTSHFQVTPAGINLYHYSIALLKHYDNFNEKVSKLDDSYQTLKIHYLRGFSHWALELSKKLRLINPQLQLELDTEKFSSSITKLAANDYDILVGFSTAVSKIKDIRIKKIGTANFGVLLHQSTFHNQTINKETVAKQSLFLQKWSATDGNDVQTKIQIILQKLQISYQKVIYLDSFDAALTNVYLNHGLALYPKELPLNIPYTDTLGYLPEIPALQYDVVAIYKEPAIGNILNKALSAS; encoded by the coding sequence ATGAAATACAATTTATTGGCTTTTAAATATTTTATTGATGTAGTGGAAACACAAGGATTCACGCCTGCAGCTAAACGTAATTTTGTGTCGCAAACAGCAATTAGTAAGGCTATCAAAAATTTGGAAAATGAGCTCCAACTTAATTTAATCGATCGCTCAACTTCTCATTTTCAGGTTACTCCTGCTGGTATTAACCTATATCATTACTCAATTGCCTTGCTCAAGCATTATGATAACTTTAACGAAAAAGTTAGCAAGCTAGATGATAGTTACCAAACTCTAAAAATCCACTATTTACGTGGATTTAGCCATTGGGCACTCGAGTTATCAAAGAAATTAAGATTAATAAATCCACAGTTACAATTGGAACTTGATACCGAAAAGTTTTCTAGTAGTATAACTAAATTAGCGGCAAATGACTATGATATTTTAGTGGGCTTCTCAACTGCCGTCAGCAAAATTAAGGATATCAGAATTAAGAAGATTGGTACTGCTAACTTTGGGGTACTGCTTCATCAGTCTACTTTTCATAATCAGACGATAAATAAAGAAACTGTAGCTAAACAGTCGCTTTTTTTACAAAAATGGTCAGCTACCGATGGTAACGACGTTCAGACTAAAATTCAAATTATTTTGCAAAAATTGCAGATAAGCTATCAAAAAGTAATTTATCTCGACAGCTTTGACGCTGCGCTAACAAACGTCTACTTAAATCATGGTCTAGCACTTTATCCAAAAGAATTACCACTTAATATCCCCTATACTGACACACTTGGCTATTTACCAGAAATTCCTGCCTTGCAATACGATGTAGTAGCAATCTATAAGGAACCGGCAATCGGCAATATTTTAAACAAAGCTCTGTCGGCAAGTTGA
- the comGC gene encoding competence type IV pilus major pilin ComGC, translating to MKKKAKNYLLNIIAKTRKPQGFTLIEMVVVIAIIVLLILIIAPNLTKQKQNASDKTDDAFKTTLQTQTELYEEDSSRKGKELNFQNMFDDGYLTKNQLEKSKNYKVVNGVVENNK from the coding sequence ATGAAGAAAAAAGCGAAAAATTATTTATTAAATATTATTGCTAAGACACGCAAACCTCAAGGCTTTACCTTGATTGAAATGGTAGTTGTTATTGCTATAATCGTCTTGTTGATTTTGATTATTGCCCCCAATCTAACTAAGCAAAAGCAAAATGCTAGTGATAAGACTGATGATGCCTTTAAGACGACATTACAGACACAAACGGAATTATATGAAGAAGATAGTTCCCGAAAAGGTAAGGAATTGAATTTTCAGAATATGTTTGATGATGGATATCTGACCAAGAACCAGTTAGAAAAGTCCAAGAATTATAAGGTAGTTAATGGTGTGGTTGAAAATAATAAGTAA
- a CDS encoding FAD-dependent oxidoreductase — translation MEFSLKTRKKEIEQLKNIDLDLLVIGGGITGAGIALQASSAKMKTGLIDMQDFGAGTSSRSTRLVHGGIRYLKTFDVQVVSDTVKERAVIHHIAPHMTQPDPMILPIYDEPDTTFTMFSVKVAMDLYDHLAGIEGDSPLTKYANYTIDKAETLKREPQLNPVNLEGAGVYLDYQNNDSRLVLENVKKAHELGCLAVSRLKAIKILHNEAKQVNGVRVKDLLDGTEFDIHAKVVINAAGPWSDEVRQTDQLTYKEARLRPTKGVHLVVDQSRLKVPQPTYFGSGTADGRMIFTIPREGKTYIGTTDTDFHGDYNHPVVEQSDVDYLLKIINRKYPTAHLTLADVEASWAGVRPLIGVEDAGNAAADAVTGASVSDSTSAPSAVSRGSSLTTADDGLITLAGGKLTDYRIMANGAMEKIAQKLHDDFGEAFVLPDSAKVKVAGGDFDSDNAEAELAKIAQAGEAVGISPADAQEIASLFGSEAAKIYDRAKQITPEPGLTLGQTAALDYSLAEEMTLTPVDYLLRRTYHVLFKNDTLDKVKVGVVNRMANYYGWDQQQLDYCTQELEQVIADSRLERLKNTN, via the coding sequence ATGGAATTTTCACTTAAAACTAGAAAAAAAGAAATTGAGCAGCTAAAAAATATCGACTTAGATTTATTAGTTATTGGTGGTGGCATTACTGGTGCAGGAATTGCCTTGCAAGCTAGCAGCGCCAAAATGAAAACTGGATTAATTGATATGCAGGACTTTGGCGCCGGAACTTCATCGCGTTCAACTAGACTAGTTCATGGCGGGATACGCTATCTCAAAACTTTTGATGTACAAGTGGTGTCTGATACGGTTAAAGAACGGGCGGTCATTCACCATATTGCACCGCACATGACTCAACCAGATCCAATGATTTTACCAATTTATGATGAGCCAGATACTACATTTACAATGTTTTCGGTTAAGGTCGCTATGGATTTATATGATCACTTAGCTGGTATCGAAGGAGACTCCCCATTAACTAAATATGCCAATTATACGATTGATAAAGCAGAAACGTTAAAACGTGAACCGCAACTAAATCCAGTTAACTTAGAAGGCGCAGGGGTTTATTTAGACTATCAAAATAATGACTCTCGGCTAGTTTTGGAAAATGTCAAAAAGGCCCACGAACTTGGCTGTTTAGCGGTTAGTAGGCTAAAAGCAATTAAAATTTTACATAATGAAGCCAAACAGGTTAATGGCGTAAGAGTTAAAGATTTGCTAGATGGAACAGAATTTGACATTCATGCTAAAGTTGTTATTAATGCCGCTGGTCCGTGGTCAGATGAAGTCAGACAGACAGATCAGTTAACTTATAAGGAAGCCCGTTTGCGTCCAACTAAAGGGGTTCATTTGGTAGTTGATCAATCACGGCTAAAGGTTCCACAACCAACCTATTTTGGTTCAGGCACCGCAGATGGCAGAATGATTTTTACCATTCCAAGAGAAGGGAAAACCTATATTGGTACTACAGATACTGATTTTCATGGTGATTATAATCATCCAGTTGTTGAACAAAGTGATGTTGATTACCTACTAAAGATCATCAATCGAAAATATCCTACAGCACATTTAACACTGGCTGACGTTGAAGCTAGTTGGGCAGGTGTACGGCCATTAATCGGCGTAGAAGATGCTGGTAATGCGGCTGCTGATGCAGTGACTGGTGCCAGCGTTTCAGATAGTACCTCGGCGCCTTCTGCTGTTTCTCGAGGAAGTTCATTGACAACTGCCGATGATGGACTTATTACGCTTGCAGGTGGCAAGCTAACTGACTACCGGATTATGGCTAATGGAGCAATGGAAAAGATTGCTCAAAAACTGCATGATGATTTTGGAGAAGCTTTTGTTTTACCAGATTCAGCTAAAGTCAAAGTCGCGGGTGGCGATTTTGATTCAGATAATGCAGAGGCAGAACTAGCAAAAATTGCGCAAGCCGGAGAGGCAGTTGGTATTTCACCAGCTGATGCTCAAGAAATTGCTAGCCTGTTTGGTTCAGAAGCAGCCAAAATTTATGACCGTGCTAAGCAAATTACTCCAGAACCAGGACTTACTTTGGGACAGACTGCAGCACTGGATTATTCCTTAGCAGAAGAAATGACGCTCACACCAGTTGATTATTTATTGCGGCGCACATATCATGTCTTATTTAAGAATGATACTTTAGATAAAGTTAAAGTGGGTGTTGTTAACCGCATGGCTAATTATTATGGTTGGGATCAGCAGCAACTGGATTATTGCACACAAGAACTAGAACAAGTAATTGCAGATTCTCGGCTTGAAAGGTTAAAGAATACTAATTAA
- a CDS encoding Prepilin-type cleavage/methylation protein: MKIISKIKLTGFSLVEMMVTLVISISLIMLGVVQLGTYQDQLILNNTTKEVKSSIEQAARVCTIRHQAIMINYYPVSKRIALIGKNYSRQIKLDSQIEVYNLTSLKISAKGSISPQTITISNHKSSQKIKLQMMWGRVIDGKD; the protein is encoded by the coding sequence TTGAAAATAATAAGTAAAATCAAATTAACTGGTTTTAGCTTGGTTGAAATGATGGTCACACTGGTGATCTCGATTAGTCTAATTATGTTAGGGGTTGTTCAATTAGGAACATATCAAGATCAGTTGATTTTAAATAATACCACTAAGGAAGTTAAAAGCTCAATTGAGCAAGCTGCCAGAGTCTGTACGATTAGACATCAAGCAATAATGATTAATTATTATCCAGTTTCTAAAAGAATAGCTTTGATTGGCAAAAATTATTCACGTCAAATAAAGCTAGATTCACAAATTGAAGTTTATAACTTGACTAGCTTAAAGATATCAGCAAAGGGATCAATTTCACCACAAACAATCACTATAAGTAACCATAAAAGTTCACAAAAAATCAAATTACAAATGATGTGGGGAAGAGTGATTGATGGTAAAGATTAA
- a CDS encoding response regulator transcription factor: MKLKILMVEDDASVAEMMGMFFKKEGWSQEVAVDGEEAIAKFTKHPDQYDLITLDLNLPKKDGIQVAKEVRVISPTVPIIMLTARDSEADQILGLGVGADDYVSKPFSPLALIARIKALLRRIMIEDNQKLVQASDKPESFDLTTNHVQISKTRREVLFDGQLVDNITPKEFDLLYTMAQKPKQVFSREQLLESVWGYDYFGEERTVDAHIKKLRQKLEKVGANVIQTVWGVGYKFDDSQADK; encoded by the coding sequence ATGAAGCTTAAAATTTTAATGGTTGAAGATGATGCCTCAGTTGCTGAAATGATGGGTATGTTCTTTAAAAAAGAGGGTTGGAGCCAAGAAGTAGCTGTTGATGGCGAGGAGGCAATTGCTAAGTTCACCAAACACCCAGACCAATATGACTTAATTACTTTAGATCTGAATTTGCCTAAAAAGGATGGGATTCAAGTTGCTAAGGAAGTTCGCGTGATTTCACCAACTGTTCCTATTATCATGTTAACAGCCCGTGATAGTGAGGCTGATCAAATTTTAGGATTGGGTGTAGGAGCGGATGACTATGTTTCTAAACCTTTTAGTCCATTGGCACTGATTGCTCGAATTAAGGCACTATTACGCCGAATTATGATTGAGGATAATCAAAAGCTGGTACAGGCAAGTGACAAACCTGAATCTTTTGATCTTACTACCAATCATGTACAAATTTCCAAAACTAGGCGCGAAGTACTGTTTGATGGTCAATTAGTAGATAATATTACACCGAAAGAATTTGACTTGTTGTATACGATGGCTCAAAAGCCAAAGCAAGTCTTTTCGCGTGAACAATTATTAGAGTCCGTTTGGGGCTACGATTATTTTGGTGAAGAAAGAACTGTTGATGCACATATTAAAAAATTACGGCAAAAATTAGAAAAGGTTGGTGCTAACGTAATTCAAACAGTTTGGGGTGTTGGCTATAAGTTTGATGATTCACAGGCAGACAAATGA
- a CDS encoding acetate kinase, with translation MKKVLAINSGSSSFKYKLFALPEEKVLAEGIADRVGIDGSSFEIELANAEKHTEEVAIPDQETAVNLLLDSLKKYQVIDDLNEIVGVGHRIVAGGEDFADSAIIDQKKLQKIYDLKEYAPLHNPAEAKGIEAFMKLLPNVPEVGVFDTSFHQSLDPVHYMYSIPNKYYEKYGVRKYGAHGTSVRYIVARAAELLNKDAKNLKLVVCHLGSGASVTAVKDGKSFDTSMGFTPLAGVTMGTRSGDVDPSVLQYIMNKENLDINQMIDILNDESGLVGISGISSDMRDLETNPDKKASLARNIFVNRVVQYVGSYIAEMNGVDAIIFTAGIGEHDSSVRENVMKSFEYVGLEPDFEANKSNGEKFISKPDSKVKAMIIPTDEELMIERDVVRLANLN, from the coding sequence ATGAAAAAAGTTTTAGCAATTAACTCAGGTAGCTCTTCTTTTAAATATAAGCTGTTTGCGCTACCTGAAGAGAAAGTTTTAGCTGAAGGAATTGCTGATCGAGTTGGTATCGATGGCTCTTCTTTTGAAATTGAATTAGCTAACGCAGAGAAGCACACTGAAGAAGTTGCTATACCTGATCAGGAAACAGCAGTTAACTTATTATTAGATTCTTTAAAGAAATACCAAGTAATTGATGATCTCAATGAGATAGTTGGTGTTGGTCATCGAATTGTTGCTGGTGGTGAAGATTTTGCAGATTCTGCAATTATTGATCAAAAAAAATTGCAGAAAATTTATGATTTAAAAGAGTATGCTCCTTTGCATAATCCGGCTGAAGCTAAAGGCATTGAGGCATTTATGAAATTATTGCCTAATGTACCAGAAGTTGGTGTATTTGATACTTCGTTTCATCAGAGTCTGGATCCAGTTCATTATATGTATTCTATTCCTAATAAATACTATGAAAAGTATGGTGTCCGTAAATATGGTGCTCATGGTACCTCAGTTAGATATATTGTTGCTAGAGCAGCTGAATTATTAAATAAAGATGCTAAGAATTTAAAGCTGGTAGTTTGTCACTTGGGATCTGGAGCCTCTGTTACGGCTGTTAAAGATGGTAAATCTTTTGATACTTCAATGGGCTTTACACCACTTGCTGGTGTGACGATGGGTACACGTTCAGGTGATGTTGATCCGTCTGTTTTGCAATATATTATGAACAAAGAAAATCTTGATATTAATCAAATGATTGATATTTTGAATGATGAATCAGGCTTGGTAGGAATTTCTGGAATTTCTTCAGATATGCGTGACTTAGAAACTAATCCTGATAAAAAAGCTAGTCTAGCTCGTAATATCTTTGTTAATCGCGTAGTACAGTATGTTGGTTCGTATATTGCTGAAATGAATGGCGTAGATGCAATTATCTTTACGGCTGGTATTGGTGAACATGATAGTAGTGTACGTGAAAATGTTATGAAATCATTCGAATATGTTGGATTGGAACCTGATTTTGAAGCCAACAAGTCAAATGGTGAAAAGTTTATTTCTAAGCCTGATTCAAAAGTTAAGGCAATGATTATACCAACAGATGAGGAATTAATGATTGAACGTGATGTTGTTCGTTTAGCTAATTTGAACTAG
- a CDS encoding class I SAM-dependent methyltransferase, producing the protein MDKIEDLFNKFTDCVEFLQEKLNVSYSDALIETFDNLESGKIKVEMGAPDKESVAILSQKYAELRYGQLSRATKVQLFTLLTLKAETEDSIDTNQMPTPPLISTVIALMMQKLLPNKQLTVVDPAIGTGDLLYSVINQLKGVNHSSFQFKLTGIDNDEEILSFADIGAHLNDLKIDLYCQDALNPWLIDSPDVVVSDLPIGYYPVDENAKKFATKAQQGHSFAHLLFIEQIIKNLKPAGYAFIVVPQSILAGKVGADFMPWLTKKVFIRSIIELPDKMFKNKFNQKSILVFQNHGQEATNSEVFLTKLDSTKQEEALVKLNVKLNEWYNKNID; encoded by the coding sequence ATGGATAAAATCGAAGATCTTTTTAATAAATTTACGGATTGTGTTGAGTTTTTACAGGAAAAGTTGAACGTTTCATATAGTGATGCACTAATTGAAACGTTTGATAATCTCGAGAGCGGCAAAATCAAGGTTGAAATGGGTGCACCAGACAAAGAGTCTGTAGCCATATTAAGTCAGAAATATGCAGAGCTAAGATATGGACAACTCTCGCGAGCTACTAAGGTGCAACTTTTTACTTTATTAACGTTAAAAGCGGAAACTGAAGACAGCATAGATACCAATCAAATGCCAACACCGCCGCTAATTTCGACGGTAATAGCGTTGATGATGCAAAAATTACTGCCAAACAAGCAACTTACAGTTGTTGATCCAGCAATTGGAACTGGCGATTTATTGTATTCGGTAATTAATCAACTTAAGGGTGTCAATCATTCAAGTTTTCAATTCAAATTAACAGGTATTGATAACGATGAAGAAATTTTAAGTTTTGCAGATATTGGTGCACATTTAAATGACCTTAAAATTGACTTATATTGCCAGGATGCGTTAAATCCTTGGCTAATTGATAGTCCAGATGTGGTAGTCAGTGATTTGCCCATTGGTTATTATCCGGTTGACGAAAATGCTAAAAAATTTGCCACTAAGGCCCAGCAAGGACATTCATTTGCTCACTTATTATTTATTGAGCAAATAATTAAAAATCTTAAGCCAGCTGGTTATGCTTTTATAGTAGTTCCACAATCAATTCTTGCGGGCAAGGTTGGGGCAGATTTTATGCCTTGGTTAACAAAAAAAGTTTTTATACGTTCGATAATCGAGTTGCCTGATAAAATGTTTAAAAATAAATTTAATCAAAAATCAATTTTAGTTTTCCAAAATCATGGACAAGAAGCAACTAATAGTGAAGTATTTCTCACAAAGTTGGACTCAACTAAGCAAGAGGAAGCACTGGTTAAACTTAATGTTAAGCTAAATGAGTGGTATAATAAAAACATTGATTAA